A genomic segment from Clostridium pasteurianum BC1 encodes:
- a CDS encoding DHH family phosphoesterase — translation MKDKYDYSYPNNFVYIIIIAILIVVIFLYNHYIIGFMALGVLLLLTLYNIKNIQIKKNEWKRFIEDFSSKLDSATKNTLVKLPFPLIIINNKGNVLWYNQNLSIIFDNKDVLGKKIDEIIKGINVEDILRGKKNNYSELKIHEKYYDMHASSVDTIGNTDSRNSRDNIILLYFYDVSDKHELLIEIENIKESVALIEVDNLDEVVKSTPEDKKPLLIAEVERNINSYAQSINAMFKTYSHGKYVLVIQNKSIKKEMEKKFEILDIVREINTGNTLAVTLSMGIGRGGATPIENYNFAVSAKELALSRGGDQAVMKYNDKMLFYGGKTKEVEKRTKVRARVIGQSLVNLVKESSSVIIMGHSNPDIDCLGGAIGIYSGVRNFRKESYILIDSLNDSVKYIYKKLKKDKDYVNNLKSSIESEELIDDNSLLILVDVNNSAYVENPAILKRFKKVVIIDHHRKSVDVVKDAILSYIEPYASSTSELVTEMVQYMDEDYKMKPVEAEALLAGICVDTKNFYFKTGVRTFEAAAYLRKHGADTIDVKKLFSSDLDSFIKKSEIIKSAKIIEGNIAIAACPSTIDDNILAAQAADELLNIKGIEASFVLVKIKDIVLISGRSFGSINVQLIMESLGGGGHMTMAGTKIKISSENEDLINDYKNAMNYSIEKLKKSIEKYLREGE, via the coding sequence ATGAAAGATAAGTATGATTATTCTTACCCGAATAATTTTGTATATATTATAATAATAGCTATACTCATTGTAGTAATATTTTTGTATAATCATTATATTATAGGATTTATGGCACTAGGAGTTCTTTTACTACTTACTCTCTATAATATAAAAAATATTCAAATAAAGAAAAATGAATGGAAAAGATTTATTGAAGATTTTTCATCTAAATTGGATTCTGCTACAAAGAATACTTTGGTAAAGTTGCCTTTTCCACTTATTATTATAAATAACAAAGGAAATGTACTTTGGTATAATCAAAATTTATCAATAATTTTTGATAATAAAGATGTGTTAGGGAAAAAAATTGATGAGATAATTAAAGGTATTAACGTAGAAGATATTTTAAGAGGTAAAAAGAATAATTACAGTGAGCTTAAAATTCATGAAAAGTATTATGATATGCATGCAAGCTCTGTTGATACCATAGGAAATACTGATAGTAGAAATTCCAGAGACAATATAATTCTTTTATATTTTTATGATGTAAGTGATAAGCACGAATTACTTATAGAAATTGAAAATATAAAAGAATCTGTGGCCCTTATAGAGGTTGATAATTTAGATGAGGTAGTTAAAAGTACTCCGGAAGACAAGAAACCACTTTTAATAGCAGAGGTGGAGAGAAATATAAATAGCTATGCCCAAAGTATTAATGCAATGTTCAAAACATATTCTCATGGAAAATATGTTTTGGTTATACAAAATAAAAGCATAAAAAAAGAGATGGAAAAGAAATTTGAAATTTTAGATATTGTTAGAGAAATAAATACTGGGAATACACTGGCGGTAACTCTTAGCATGGGCATAGGAAGAGGTGGGGCAACACCTATTGAAAATTACAATTTTGCTGTATCTGCTAAAGAGCTTGCATTAAGCAGGGGCGGAGATCAGGCTGTTATGAAATATAATGATAAAATGCTATTTTATGGTGGTAAAACTAAAGAAGTAGAAAAGAGAACAAAGGTGAGAGCCAGAGTTATAGGTCAATCTTTAGTGAATCTCGTAAAGGAAAGCAGCAGTGTAATTATAATGGGACATAGTAATCCTGATATTGATTGTCTGGGAGGAGCAATAGGTATATATAGTGGAGTTAGAAATTTTAGAAAGGAAAGCTATATACTAATTGATTCTTTAAATGACAGCGTAAAATACATTTATAAAAAATTAAAAAAAGATAAGGACTATGTAAATAATTTAAAAAGCAGCATTGAATCTGAAGAATTGATAGATGATAATAGTTTATTAATATTAGTTGATGTAAACAATTCAGCTTATGTGGAAAATCCCGCCATATTAAAAAGATTTAAAAAAGTAGTGATAATAGATCATCATAGAAAGTCAGTTGATGTGGTTAAGGATGCTATACTTAGTTATATTGAACCCTATGCCTCATCTACTTCAGAACTTGTAACGGAAATGGTACAATATATGGATGAAGATTATAAAATGAAGCCTGTGGAGGCTGAAGCACTTTTAGCAGGAATTTGTGTGGATACTAAGAATTTTTATTTTAAAACAGGAGTTAGAACCTTTGAGGCCGCTGCATATCTCAGAAAACATGGGGCTGATACAATTGATGTAAAAAAGCTTTTTTCAAGTGATTTGGATAGTTTTATTAAAAAATCTGAAATTATAAAATCAGCAAAAATCATAGAGGGTAATATCGCCATAGCAGCATGTCCATCTACAATAGATGATAACATATTAGCAGCTCAAGCCGCAGATGAACTTTTAAACATTAAAGGCATTGAAGCTTCTTTTGTATTAGTTAAAATCAAAGATATAGTTTTAATAAGTGGAAGATCCTTTGGAAGTATAAATGTTCAACTTATTATGGAATCTCTTGGAGGGGGAGGACATATGACTATGGCTGGGACAAAGATAAAAATTTCATCAGAAAATGAAGATCTGATAAATGATTATAAAAATGCAATGAATTATTCTATTGAAAAATTAAAAAAATCTATTGAAAAGTACTTAAGGGAAGGTGAATAG
- a CDS encoding DUF2232 domain-containing protein, whose translation MHNKKYNTKALVESGIMAAILVVTMLISIYIPFIDMIAYLALPIPIALTYARNGFKYAFTSLMCGALVGVFVIGPIIALQLIIISFFVGLTLGYCIIKHKKASKTMIYLSAAFGIVVIINLFLISLFIYKNGVIGFVDNIVSTFNESISITKNMYLSMGVAKDQLERSLPSNIMLNRNQIIWILPGMVIIASLVLAFFNYKMTEAIFSRLKVQVDKLKGITYFYIPSLIGAFMIVLVCIGLIFKSRNMLIGNYIFYSTYALLSLVLAINGIAAVIYFLRHKLKLSNGFIVITIILVLLAYYSLFMIIGIIELIVDSRKLDPNRIRKIR comes from the coding sequence ATGCATAATAAAAAATATAATACAAAGGCATTAGTAGAATCAGGAATAATGGCAGCAATTTTAGTAGTCACTATGCTTATATCTATTTATATTCCTTTTATAGATATGATTGCTTATCTTGCATTACCAATACCAATTGCATTGACCTATGCAAGAAATGGATTTAAATATGCTTTTACGTCCTTAATGTGTGGAGCTTTAGTAGGAGTATTTGTTATAGGTCCAATAATAGCATTACAACTTATAATTATTTCATTTTTTGTAGGATTAACTCTAGGATATTGTATTATAAAGCATAAAAAAGCTTCAAAAACCATGATATATTTATCTGCAGCCTTTGGAATAGTTGTAATAATAAATTTATTTTTAATATCATTATTTATATATAAAAATGGAGTTATAGGATTTGTAGATAACATTGTAAGTACTTTTAATGAATCTATAAGTATAACTAAAAATATGTATTTGAGTATGGGGGTAGCCAAAGATCAACTTGAAAGGTCACTTCCAAGTAATATAATGCTTAATAGGAACCAAATAATTTGGATATTACCTGGTATGGTAATTATAGCGTCATTAGTATTAGCATTTTTTAATTATAAGATGACTGAAGCCATATTTTCACGACTAAAAGTTCAAGTTGATAAACTGAAGGGAATAACATACTTTTATATACCAAGTCTAATTGGTGCTTTTATGATAGTTTTAGTATGCATAGGTTTAATTTTTAAAAGTAGAAATATGCTTATAGGAAATTATATTTTTTATTCTACTTATGCATTACTCTCATTAGTATTAGCCATAAATGGTATTGCTGCTGTAATCTATTTTCTTAGGCATAAACTTAAATTATCAAATGGATTTATAGTAATAACCATTATATTAGTACTTTTGGCATATTATTCTTTATTTATGATTATAGGTATAATAGAACTTATAGTGGATTCTAGAAAACTTGATCCAAATAGGATTAGAAAAATTAGGTGA
- a CDS encoding MazG-like family protein, whose protein sequence is MRREDFKIMSDVKTIEELKANLICIIGDLYKLFTKGSNAAQDAILECISGAIILLYVLGGRLGYSHLEIDEEMKKKLKLGIIEEDGIEKDGKDLSKLYNHLKDRN, encoded by the coding sequence ATGAGAAGAGAAGATTTTAAGATAATGTCAGATGTGAAGACTATTGAGGAATTAAAAGCTAATTTGATATGTATAATAGGTGATTTATATAAACTTTTTACTAAGGGAAGCAATGCAGCACAGGATGCAATATTAGAATGTATTTCCGGGGCAATAATATTATTATACGTACTTGGGGGGAGACTAGGGTATTCTCATCTTGAAATTGATGAGGAAATGAAGAAAAAATTAAAATTGGGTATAATTGAAGAGGATGGTATTGAAAAGGACGGGAAGGATTTAAGTAAATTGTATAATCATTTAAAGGATAGAAATTAA
- a CDS encoding PLP-dependent aminotransferase family protein: MFLDIKLNGDSPIYLQVKNYIKDMILKGMFQGGEKLPSTRELSIVLKVSRNTIITAYEFLEDEGFICIKKGKGTFINELHLNKQEKWCLDWSNRINKYAVSSEKLDIMKHELQYKKGMISFKSIAPDESLFNIEDFKRAFLNRISLEGNRLLNYGYAKGYKPLIDELLVYMTKKGVDIKDKDILITNGFTEGFDLTLASLTNEGDTILTENPTHNTAIKLMKLHGLNIIGISMEEDGMNVNDLISKLNANCNVKLAYIIPSYHNPTGIVMSSQKRVEIYNIFKKYKIPIIEDGFNEELRYSGSHIAPIAAISGEGNSVIYAGSFSKILFPGIRIGWILADKKLISVMESVKRSRNIHTSFLDQAVFYEYLKEGSFEKYLKKVRREYKEKYKFAVQCIKKYIPCECIYGEGGIHLFIKLKEINSREVLRKCYSRNVIFTAGDIFYVDESGKDTFRLGIGRNTKEQIEEGFKIIGEVIKDMT; this comes from the coding sequence ATGTTTTTAGATATAAAACTTAATGGAGATTCCCCTATATATTTGCAAGTAAAAAACTATATAAAAGACATGATATTAAAAGGAATGTTTCAAGGTGGAGAAAAATTACCTTCTACTAGAGAATTATCTATAGTGCTTAAAGTAAGTAGAAATACAATAATAACAGCCTATGAGTTCTTAGAAGATGAAGGATTTATATGCATAAAAAAGGGAAAAGGAACCTTTATAAATGAATTACATCTAAATAAGCAGGAAAAATGGTGCTTAGATTGGAGTAATAGAATAAATAAATATGCTGTAAGTTCAGAAAAATTGGATATTATGAAACATGAGCTTCAGTATAAAAAAGGAATGATATCTTTTAAGAGCATAGCACCAGATGAGAGTTTGTTTAATATTGAAGATTTTAAAAGAGCATTTTTAAATAGAATTTCGTTAGAGGGAAACAGACTCCTGAATTATGGATATGCTAAAGGGTATAAGCCGCTTATAGATGAGTTACTGGTCTACATGACTAAAAAAGGTGTAGATATAAAAGATAAAGATATATTGATTACTAATGGATTTACAGAGGGCTTTGATTTAACATTAGCTTCACTTACTAATGAGGGGGATACTATATTAACTGAAAATCCAACTCATAATACAGCTATAAAACTTATGAAGCTTCATGGATTAAATATAATAGGAATATCCATGGAGGAAGATGGTATGAATGTAAATGATCTCATAAGTAAGCTTAATGCTAACTGTAATGTAAAACTGGCATATATTATACCTTCTTATCATAATCCCACAGGAATCGTTATGTCATCTCAAAAAAGGGTGGAAATTTACAATATTTTTAAGAAATACAAAATCCCTATAATTGAAGATGGATTTAATGAAGAATTGAGATATTCTGGATCTCATATTGCCCCAATAGCTGCAATTTCAGGTGAAGGTAACAGCGTAATATATGCGGGAAGTTTTTCTAAGATTCTGTTCCCTGGTATTAGAATTGGATGGATATTAGCTGATAAAAAACTAATTTCAGTAATGGAGAGTGTAAAGAGAAGCAGAAATATACACACTTCTTTTTTAGATCAGGCAGTTTTTTATGAATACCTGAAAGAAGGTAGTTTTGAGAAGTATCTTAAAAAGGTTAGGAGAGAATATAAAGAAAAATATAAATTTGCTGTACAGTGTATTAAAAAATATATACCTTGTGAATGTATATATGGTGAAGGAGGAATTCACTTATTTATAAAGCTAAAGGAAATTAATTCAAGAGAAGTTTTAAGAAAATGTTATTCCAGAAATGTTATTTTTACAGCAGGAGATATTTTTTACGTGGATGAATCTGGGAAAGATACTTTTAGGTTGGGGATTGGAAGAAATACGAAAGAACAAATAGAGGAAGGTTTTAAAATTATAGGAGAGGTCATAAAGGATATGACATAA
- a CDS encoding Nramp family divalent metal transporter has protein sequence MEANKKNTLMGKIILFLGILGPGIITGSVDNDAGGITAYSIAGATYGYKLLWTLIPAFIVLLVVQEMNARMGIVTKKGLADLIRENFGVKITFFIFLGLIIADIGNTATEFAGVAGSMQVFGISKYISVPLGAILVWFMVVKGTYKSSEKIFLIFSVFLLSYIVSAIMAHPNWNEIGTSIVKPSLDINENSLSMVIGIVGTTIAPWMQFYMQSSVIEKGIKIEDYKFELCDVIIGCTITVVVAFFIIVACAATLHVKGISINEAKDAAVALKPLAGNFASEIFAFGLLVASIFSATILPLATAFYICEAFGFEAGIDKTMNEAPQFYILFTAIMVIGVVIILIPGAPLIRITLLTQVINGVLLPVVLICMMLMVNNKEVMGKYVNKSLANIIGWGTIGILIILTFILTFGPLFKKIL, from the coding sequence ATGGAAGCTAATAAGAAAAATACTCTTATGGGTAAAATTATCCTATTTCTTGGTATTTTAGGACCGGGAATTATTACTGGAAGTGTGGACAACGATGCAGGAGGGATAACTGCTTATTCTATAGCAGGTGCAACTTATGGTTATAAATTGTTATGGACATTAATACCTGCCTTTATTGTACTTCTTGTAGTTCAAGAGATGAATGCACGAATGGGTATAGTTACAAAGAAAGGTTTGGCAGATTTAATAAGAGAAAACTTTGGTGTAAAAATTACTTTTTTTATATTTTTAGGGCTTATAATAGCAGATATAGGAAATACGGCTACTGAGTTTGCAGGGGTGGCTGGAAGCATGCAGGTTTTTGGAATATCAAAGTATATATCTGTACCATTAGGGGCAATACTTGTATGGTTTATGGTTGTTAAAGGTACTTATAAGTCTTCAGAAAAGATATTTTTAATATTTAGCGTATTTTTACTATCATATATAGTTTCTGCAATAATGGCTCATCCAAATTGGAATGAAATAGGTACATCTATTGTGAAGCCATCTTTAGATATAAATGAAAATAGCTTGAGTATGGTAATAGGTATAGTAGGTACTACTATAGCTCCATGGATGCAATTTTATATGCAATCTTCTGTAATAGAGAAGGGGATAAAGATTGAGGATTATAAATTTGAATTATGCGATGTAATTATAGGATGTACCATTACAGTGGTTGTTGCCTTTTTTATAATAGTAGCTTGTGCAGCAACTTTACATGTAAAAGGTATTTCAATTAATGAAGCTAAAGATGCTGCTGTGGCATTAAAGCCTTTAGCAGGAAATTTTGCTTCGGAAATATTTGCATTTGGATTATTAGTGGCATCTATATTTTCAGCAACTATACTCCCGTTGGCAACGGCTTTCTATATATGTGAAGCCTTTGGGTTTGAAGCTGGTATAGATAAGACTATGAATGAGGCACCACAGTTTTATATATTATTCACTGCAATAATGGTAATTGGTGTAGTAATAATATTAATACCTGGAGCACCTCTTATTAGAATTACTTTATTAACTCAGGTGATTAATGGAGTGCTTTTACCTGTGGTTTTAATTTGTATGATGCTTATGGTAAACAATAAAGAAGTTATGGGTAAGTATGTTAATAAAAGTTTAGCTAATATAATTGGTTGGGGAACTATTGGTATTTTAATAATTCTCACTTTCATATTGACCTTTGGACCTTTATTTAAAAAAATTTTATAA
- a CDS encoding magnesium transporter: protein MEMNSFYLSRVLGRKILTRDRKVVGKVKDLGIRNQLKTPRVEAIKVKTSDGIIFISSKNISINKEDGQYVIICDEIKNSDSKDIMFLAHHVLDKQIIDVNGRKVVRVNDIRLANLVSGIFIVAVDIGTEGVLRRIGVAKPLMKMGLKVSNKLILWNDVETIFSSNENIMLSKTYNKLSILHPSDLADIIEDFDGNTGMKIFSSLDNAKAADVLEQMEEDAQLNLINNLSTDKVADILEEMPADEVADILDGLSEHKAEELLNNMEKESSDEVRELMEYEDNEVGSLMSTEYISLKSDLTIEEAINILRKLKPEEDEMYCIYVVDNNNKLIGTLSLRDIIISDSKDKLDNIMNRNFAYILDKDDIHELIKIVSKYNLLAVPIVNNEMNLLGNVIINDIIYELLKTKRRIG from the coding sequence ATGGAAATGAACAGTTTTTATTTAAGTAGAGTCCTTGGAAGAAAAATTCTAACTAGAGATCGAAAAGTAGTTGGAAAAGTTAAGGATTTAGGTATAAGAAATCAACTTAAGACTCCTAGAGTTGAAGCTATAAAAGTAAAAACTTCTGATGGTATTATATTCATAAGTTCAAAAAATATATCCATAAATAAAGAGGATGGACAATATGTTATAATATGTGATGAAATTAAGAATAGCGATTCTAAGGACATAATGTTTTTAGCACATCACGTGTTAGATAAACAGATTATAGATGTAAATGGAAGAAAAGTTGTGAGGGTAAATGATATACGTCTGGCAAATTTAGTATCAGGAATTTTTATAGTTGCTGTAGACATTGGAACAGAAGGTGTACTTAGAAGAATTGGAGTTGCAAAGCCACTTATGAAGATGGGATTAAAGGTATCCAATAAACTTATATTGTGGAATGATGTAGAAACTATTTTTAGTTCAAATGAAAACATTATGCTTTCTAAAACTTATAATAAATTATCTATTTTACATCCATCTGATTTAGCTGATATCATTGAAGATTTTGATGGAAATACAGGAATGAAGATTTTTTCCAGCTTGGATAATGCAAAAGCAGCAGATGTATTAGAGCAAATGGAAGAGGATGCACAACTTAATTTAATAAATAATTTATCTACTGATAAAGTAGCAGATATATTGGAAGAAATGCCAGCAGATGAAGTAGCAGATATTCTAGATGGTTTAAGTGAACATAAGGCAGAAGAACTTCTGAATAACATGGAAAAAGAATCTTCTGATGAAGTAAGAGAACTTATGGAGTATGAAGATAATGAAGTAGGAAGTTTAATGTCTACTGAATACATTTCACTTAAATCAGATTTGACTATAGAAGAGGCCATTAATATACTTAGAAAATTAAAACCAGAAGAAGACGAAATGTATTGTATTTATGTAGTAGATAATAATAATAAACTTATAGGAACCTTATCTTTAAGAGATATTATTATATCTGATTCAAAGGATAAGTTAGATAATATAATGAATAGAAATTTTGCCTATATACTTGATAAAGATGACATACATGAGTTAATAAAAATAGTTTCTAAATATAATCTTCTTGCTGTTCCTATTGTAAATAATGAAATGAATCTTTTAGGTAATGTCATTATAAATGATATAATATATGAACTTTTAAAGACTAAAAGAAGAATAGGATAA
- the rpsR gene encoding 30S ribosomal protein S18, with translation MSRENGNSRDGRDGRDSRKGGPRGRRMKRKVCSFCMDKADHIDYKDINKLRKYITERGKILPRRISGNCAKHQRMLTESIKRSRNIALLPFTTE, from the coding sequence ATGAGTAGAGAAAATGGAAATAGTAGAGACGGAAGAGATGGAAGAGATTCAAGAAAAGGCGGTCCAAGAGGCAGAAGAATGAAGAGAAAAGTTTGTTCATTCTGCATGGATAAAGCTGATCATATAGATTATAAAGATATTAATAAATTAAGAAAATATATCACAGAAAGAGGTAAAATTCTTCCTAGAAGAATTTCTGGAAACTGTGCTAAACATCAGAGAATGTTAACTGAATCAATTAAGAGATCAAGAAATATAGCTTTACTACCATTCACAACTGAATAA
- a CDS encoding single-stranded DNA-binding protein, which translates to MNRVVLIGRLTKDPELKFTPGSGNAVATFTIAVDRRMPNRDGVREADFISIVVWGKQAESTANYMSKGKLIGISGRIQTRSYEAKDGSRRYVTEVVADEIQFLEWGGNKSSAPKDEFRSNSTGDMNESDIGADITPIDDGDIPF; encoded by the coding sequence ATGAATAGAGTTGTTTTAATAGGCAGACTTACTAAAGACCCAGAGCTTAAGTTTACTCCGGGAAGTGGTAATGCCGTTGCCACCTTTACTATAGCGGTTGATAGAAGAATGCCTAATAGAGATGGTGTAAGGGAAGCGGATTTTATTTCCATAGTAGTATGGGGAAAGCAAGCTGAATCTACAGCTAACTATATGAGTAAGGGTAAGCTTATAGGTATCAGTGGTAGAATACAAACTAGATCTTATGAAGCTAAGGATGGCAGCAGAAGATATGTTACCGAGGTAGTAGCTGATGAAATACAATTCCTTGAATGGGGAGGCAATAAATCCTCAGCACCAAAGGACGAATTTAGATCTAATTCTACAGGAGATATGAACGAATCAGATATCGGAGCAGATATAACTCCAATTGATGATGGTGACATACCTTTTTAA
- the rpsF gene encoding 30S ribosomal protein S6 produces MRKYETLFILNPSLEEDTVKANVEKFKGVIENGGGTVDNIDSWGKRKLAYEIDKVNEGYYTLINFSADSELPKELDRIFRITDGVIRHLIVRDEK; encoded by the coding sequence ATGAGAAAGTATGAAACTTTATTTATATTGAATCCATCATTAGAAGAGGACACTGTTAAAGCTAATGTTGAAAAGTTTAAAGGTGTTATTGAAAATGGTGGTGGAACAGTAGATAATATTGATTCTTGGGGCAAGAGAAAACTTGCTTATGAAATAGACAAAGTTAATGAAGGATATTATACATTAATAAACTTCAGTGCTGATTCCGAATTACCAAAAGAATTAGATCGTATTTTCAGAATTACTGATGGTGTTATAAGACATCTAATAGTAAGAGATGAAAAATAA
- a CDS encoding DUF951 domain-containing protein, which translates to MNKNFELGDIVKMKKQHPCGTNAWEIIRTGADIKIKCTGCGRIVMLPRSKFEKDMKSVIENNNTANE; encoded by the coding sequence ATGAATAAAAATTTTGAATTAGGGGATATTGTAAAAATGAAAAAGCAGCATCCCTGTGGTACAAATGCTTGGGAAATAATAAGAACTGGTGCAGATATAAAAATCAAGTGTACAGGATGTGGAAGGATAGTTATGCTTCCAAGAAGCAAGTTTGAAAAGGATATGAAGTCAGTTATTGAAAATAATAATACTGCCAATGAATAA
- a CDS encoding mechanosensitive ion channel family protein: protein MEKLQGFGTVKVDLNNGGIKVGNINLNLYNGMVIALKIFIIIVVMYIAVRIGRAIIDKAVKKHIESRFSTDDKKSKTIGALLKSLLKYGVYFVGIIAILNVTDLFGNISITFASIGGVAIGLGSQSIIKDVINGFFIIFENQFSVGDYIDLDNKGGIVESIELRVTKIRDFNGDLHIVPNGLITKVTNHSRGSITITVDICIDYSEKTDKVIDVMNRACDKFSQTSGDVVEKPKVIGIISFSPSGMNIRVAGKVKPSTQLQNGNRLRKFIKDELDDSNIVITSNVKQIIIKEEKNE from the coding sequence ATGGAAAAATTACAGGGCTTTGGGACTGTTAAAGTAGATTTAAATAATGGTGGTATAAAAGTAGGAAATATAAATTTAAATCTATATAATGGTATGGTAATAGCATTAAAAATATTCATTATTATAGTTGTTATGTATATAGCGGTGAGAATAGGCAGAGCCATAATTGATAAAGCAGTGAAAAAACACATTGAATCTAGATTTTCTACAGATGATAAAAAATCTAAAACTATAGGTGCATTGTTAAAAAGTTTATTAAAATATGGAGTGTATTTTGTAGGAATTATAGCTATATTAAATGTTACTGATTTATTTGGGAATATAAGTATAACTTTTGCTAGCATTGGTGGAGTTGCTATTGGTCTCGGTTCTCAAAGCATAATTAAAGATGTTATTAATGGATTTTTCATTATTTTTGAGAATCAATTTTCTGTAGGAGATTACATAGATTTAGATAATAAGGGCGGCATAGTAGAGAGCATAGAACTTAGAGTTACAAAGATAAGAGATTTTAATGGTGACTTACACATAGTACCTAATGGACTTATTACCAAAGTAACTAATCATTCAAGAGGATCAATAACTATTACGGTAGATATATGTATAGATTATAGTGAGAAAACAGATAAGGTTATAGATGTAATGAACAGAGCTTGTGATAAATTTAGTCAAACATCTGGAGATGTAGTAGAGAAACCAAAAGTGATTGGTATAATTTCTTTTTCACCAAGTGGTATGAATATCAGAGTAGCTGGTAAGGTTAAGCCGTCAACTCAACTACAGAATGGAAATAGGCTTAGAAAATTTATAAAAGATGAACTAGATGATTCTAACATAGTTATTACTAGTAACGTAAAACAAATTATTATTAAGGAGGAAAAAAATGAATAA
- a CDS encoding LysE family translocator produces the protein MKLFLLIFKAVLFGISTGFILSIPIGPAGIESIRRTISKGFKEGFTVSLGALSADVLYLLLINCGLANILSSNKKTESLFWIISGLILTFIGYNSIKRKGGNETFLSKFMKNLNLSSLPFVAGFFITVSNPMTPSIWLTLSGTVIRSWYYINKTCYYIFIISIIIGMISWFALLNFLALRGFNLLGKNNSHKTVSLLMWGTVCAGLIFIGYGFYDFFNSNILMMKHFN, from the coding sequence ATGAAATTATTTCTATTAATATTTAAGGCAGTATTATTTGGAATTAGTACAGGTTTTATCCTTTCAATTCCAATTGGGCCTGCTGGTATAGAATCAATACGACGAACTATTTCCAAGGGTTTTAAAGAAGGTTTTACAGTATCATTAGGTGCATTAAGTGCAGATGTTTTATATTTATTGCTAATAAATTGTGGTCTTGCAAATATACTAAGTAGTAATAAAAAAACAGAATCCTTATTTTGGATTATATCAGGTTTAATATTAACTTTCATAGGTTATAATTCAATTAAACGTAAAGGTGGCAATGAAACTTTTTTATCTAAATTTATGAAAAATCTAAATCTTTCCTCCTTACCATTTGTGGCTGGATTTTTTATAACAGTATCAAATCCAATGACACCATCCATATGGCTAACTTTAAGTGGTACTGTCATAAGATCTTGGTATTATATAAATAAAACTTGCTATTATATTTTTATTATTTCCATAATAATTGGCATGATTTCATGGTTTGCCCTTTTAAATTTTCTTGCCCTAAGAGGCTTTAATCTATTAGGTAAAAATAACTCTCATAAAACAGTTTCTCTTTTAATGTGGGGTACAGTATGTGCTGGTTTAATCTTTATAGGATATGGTTTTTATGATTTTTTTAATTCTAATATTTTGATGATGAAACATTTTAATTAA